Proteins from a single region of Palaemon carinicauda isolate YSFRI2023 chromosome 1, ASM3689809v2, whole genome shotgun sequence:
- the LOC137656292 gene encoding centromere protein V-like isoform X3 produces the protein MTNNKVKYCGGCHCGAVRFEVYAAPVLTVIDCNCSICVKKQNKHFIVPMSEFKLLQGHDSLKTYTFNTHQAKHIFCTTCGVQSFYIPRSNPDGYGIAVHALDNASGVKVKMEKFDGKNWEQFMTKNKHIAEYSKSKEVKK, from the exons ATGACAAACAACAAGGTTAAATACTGTGGCGGCTGCCACTGTGGAGCCGTTCGCTTTGAAGTATACGCTGCTCCTGTTTTGACCGTCATAGACTGCAA CTGCAGCATATGCGTCAAGAAGCAAAACAAGCACTTTATAGTTCCCATGAGCGAGTTCAAATTGCTCCAAGGTCACGATAGTCTGAAGACCTACACCTTCAACACGCACCAGGCAAAGCACATCTTCTGCACAACCTGCGGAGTGCAGTCCTTCTACATTCCACGCTCCAATCCCGATGGATATG GAATAGCTGTTCATGCCTTGGACAACGCTTCTGGGGTAAAAGTCAAAATGGAAAAATTCGATGGAAAGAATTGGGAGCAGTTTATGACAAAGAACAAACATATCGCAGAGTACTCCAAGTCCAAAGAAGTCaagaaataa
- the LOC137656292 gene encoding centromere protein V-like isoform X1: MGLWRMTNNKVKYCGGCHCGAVRFEVYAAPVLTVIDCNCSICVKKQNKHFIVPMSEFKLLQGHDSLKTYTFNTHQAKHIFCTTCGVQSFYIPRSNPDGYGIAVHALDNASGVKVKMEKFDGKNWEQFMTKNKHIAEYSKSKEVKK; the protein is encoded by the exons GGTCTGTGGAGAATGACAAACAACAAGGTTAAATACTGTGGCGGCTGCCACTGTGGAGCCGTTCGCTTTGAAGTATACGCTGCTCCTGTTTTGACCGTCATAGACTGCAA CTGCAGCATATGCGTCAAGAAGCAAAACAAGCACTTTATAGTTCCCATGAGCGAGTTCAAATTGCTCCAAGGTCACGATAGTCTGAAGACCTACACCTTCAACACGCACCAGGCAAAGCACATCTTCTGCACAACCTGCGGAGTGCAGTCCTTCTACATTCCACGCTCCAATCCCGATGGATATG GAATAGCTGTTCATGCCTTGGACAACGCTTCTGGGGTAAAAGTCAAAATGGAAAAATTCGATGGAAAGAATTGGGAGCAGTTTATGACAAAGAACAAACATATCGCAGAGTACTCCAAGTCCAAAGAAGTCaagaaataa